The Paenibacillus amylolyticus genome contains the following window.
ATATGCTTTGTATGCCTTTAGAATGGAATTCAGTCTGTCCTTGCTGCCCCACAACTCATTCCCCATGGACATCATGACAAACGAAGGATGATTGCCAAAAGCTTGCAGCATCGCATATCCCTCGCTGATCAAGTACTCCTGTTCGGCTTGATTGTGTGCATCCGAGGATTCGTCTGTAATGGTTCCCCAGAACGGAAGCTCAGGTTCCATGTAGATGCCGAGCAGATCCGCCGCAGTGAAAGCCGCCTCCGGAGGACAACACGTATGGAATCGGTAGTGATTAATGCCGTAGGACTTGGAGATGGAGAGAATGCGGACCCATTCATCCACATCGGTTGGCGCATATCCTGTGAGCGGAAAAATCAGTCCGTCATGTTTGCCGCGAAGAAACGTTTTGCGACCATTAATCGTGAATTTGTCCCCAGCTGCCCGGAATTCCCGTAGTCCTGTCCATACTTCGGTAGAGTCCAATACTTCCCCGTTCTCGTCTTGCAGCTGAATGTGGAGTTGATACAGATTAGGTTCATCATCACTCCATAACATGGCATCTTCACCAATCTGGTACGTCAGCTGCATCTCCTGCGAATCGGGGATGAAGATCTGCTCATCCGTCGGATGAACCGGATCTGCACTAACAGCAACAGCGGATACCCCGATTCGTACGCCTTGCAGATCACCGACAAGCGCTGCCTTAATATCGAAAGATCGACTCGACAGCACCGGGTAAACCTGAACATTATGCAGATAAACACGCTCATAAAACTGTAGTTCCATCTTCCCGGTGATTCCGTTCCAATTCGTCTGTGTGTCTTCGGATGTAAGGTGCCCACCTTTGGTTGGATAATTGGTATTATCCACTCGAATGGTAATGGTGTGTGTCCCGGCGGTTAGCCCTGCCTCTATCTTGTAACGATGAGGTGTGTTCAGACTGTTTTGCGTGCCCCATTCCACCCCATCGATCCAGACCGTGGTAACCCTTGTTCGTTCCAGATGCAAAAAGCAGCGTTTGCCAGCCAGATGTCCGGGAATTTCAATCTCTCGTGAAAACCAGGCATAACCCTCAAATAGATACTCGTCCGTAAGAGCACCGATTAATACCTGTTCGTTTTTCTTGCCTTTGCCCGCATGAGATGTGGTATTGGGCAATGTAATGACGTCTGAGAAATTCAGACCTCGCTCTACCTTGTGTTCATCGAGTTGAAGTTTCCAAACACCTTCCAGATTAAGCGCAGCTATCATGATGTTGTCTCCTTTTAAGTTCATCTATTGGATAAAAGTAATCGCTTCCAAATAGCAGAAACCGTTTTCGATAATTCATACCTGTATTATAAACTCGATTGACGGTCCTCGCATAGATCATTTGCAAATAAAAAAAGTCGCCAATACGGCGACGTCTTATCGTTACATATGCTGTATCCCGGACTTTTAAAATATGGTAGGAATCATGCCTCCGTCCATACGAATCGGAGAGCCTCGAAAAGCTGATGCATACGGACTACATACAAAAGCGGTGAATCTGCCTATTTCACTCGGTTTGATAAATCGCTGTAATTCAGACTGTGGCAGATTGCTTTTCATAAAGTCCTTCTCTTTTCCTCGAAAGTCATCGTCTCATCGGGATAGATGCCATCAATGATCTTACGCACATTCTCAGACAGGGTTGGCCCCGGCATGATCGTATTGATCGTAACTGCGGTCCCAGCTGTCAGTTTGGACAAACTTTTGGATAATGACAGCAACATCGACTTGGTCATGCAATACTGGGGCATCTGGCCTGAGGGCATGAGGGCTTCTTCACTTGCTATGAAAATAATACGACCGTCATTGTTCTTCATCATTTTAGGCAAATAGAATTGGGACAAACCATTAGCCGCGAGAACATTGGTACGGAAGTATGTTTCCCACACTTCATCGTTCACGTCTTCATAACGCATGATCTCATATATGCCCATGCTATTGATTAATATATCAACTTCAGGAAATTTCTCGAATAAAGCTTGTCTTTGTTCCAGATCAACAAGATCAGCTGTGGCCTTTTGCGGAGAGGTGTCTGGAAAATTGGTCTTGATTTCACGAACTGTTCGTTCCACCTCTTCCTCATGGCGTCCATTAATCCGTACATGGACACCTTCTCGGGCGAGTTCCATGGCAATCGCTTTACCGATACCTTTTGTTGATCCTGTAACTAGGGCTGTTTTCTCTTTAGTCCCATATCCATCCTGCATATCTCCTTCTTGATTATAACTATCCGGCAGCGGATGGCTATAATGTTACGCAGTTTGAAGGGCATAGTAACTAGCACCTTGCGCCAAAGTTATTGCCTGACACGCCAATTCGAAGGCGTATCTCCTTCCCAGGTACGGAACGCACGATAGAACGAATTCTGGTCTTCATATCCAACCAGGAATGCTACTTCTTTGATATCGAGTGAAGGATCTGCCAGGTACTCCCGGGCCTGCTCACGTCTGGCTTCGGTTAATAATTGCTTGAAGTTGGTGTTCTCTTCCGTCAGTCGCCGCTGTAAGGTACGTTCACTCATATGAAGCTCTTTGGCGACTGTATGGATGTCAGGGCGCTTTCCTGTGAGGTTGCGTTTCATAATCCATTTGACCACTTCAGTAATGGAACGACTGCTCTTCTGTTCATCAAGAGACCGATCCAGAGCCGGACTCAGAATCTCCAGTAACTCCTCGTTATACGAGAGAAATGGAAGACTCAGATCTTTACGCTCCAGCGTCAGCCGATTATAGTTGGAATTCGTATCGACTCGGCAGCCGAAGTAAACTTCAAGGGTGTCTGCGTCACCCATTGGTTGCGAGAATTCAACTCTTTTGGCAGTCAGAGACTGGCCTGTGCCCCTCCGTCCAAGTTCAAGCAGAAATGCCAGCGTGATACCGACCAGTAATGGCGGACCTGGCAGCTTCCTGATGTAACCATTCGAGTTCAATAATACATTCGTCCCCTGCTTCGGTAATCTGCAAACTCTCGGGAGGACACATCTGCTTGTAACGGACCATTCGATTCAACGCATCCTGATAATCGTGAGCATGGTACATCGCCAGAACAGGCGGAGGATACTTCGATATTTCATATCCGGTTGCAAGTTTGATGATGCCTTCGGCAGTATCCCCAATGAGATCTGAATACGCCTGCCAGATTGCAAAGTACTGAGATTGAGTCACAACGGCTTGATTGATGACCTCAAGAGGCAGTTTTGCATTGTGAGCAATGTCATCCGGACCAATCCCTAATTGATGTAATCCAGCCCAAAAGCCTGGATGAACTTTAATTCGATCATTCGGTTGAGATTGCATGCGTACAGACTCCTTTGGCTTGTTCCATTTTCCATTCTGTTTTCTCGTAATCTTTAACCGTCTCAACCGCATATTGCGGCAGAGGCTTGCCAGGTAAAAGGTTGATAAGCAGTTACCCTTGACAGTTTACAGCAAAATTCCGGTAATACAAAAACACGACTCACCATTCATGGGGAGTCGTGTTCAAGTCAATCATTTCGTTTATTATGAAATAATACACATTTTATATGTCCAGCTACTCATTCAATGCAGTTTTGATTAAGGCGTTCACCCGTGAATTAAACAGCAACCCGATATGGGACACAAGGGAAACAGAAATGTTGTTCGCCCCGTTCAACCGAGAAAGTGCCGGGGACACAATCGTATCACTGGTGGAATAGATCGAAGTCACCTTTATTCCACTGGGAGCTGTAGATGTGGTTAAACGATTAGCCCCACCAAGGGTAATCAGCTTATCCACCTTGGATGCACCGTCACGGTTAAGTATGTAATAGAGACTGTTGGCTCCGCCCATGCTGTGCGCGATAATATTAACTTTCGTGTGACCCGTTTGTTGCAGTACATCATCTACAAAACGACTAATGGCTGCGGAGTTTAATAGTTGGTTCCCTTGTTTGCTGGGCAGGTCAATTGCGAATAGTTCATCTCTCGTCCACCCTTGACTGCGCAAATAACTCTCAATCGCTGTAAAATTGCTATCTGAACCGGTCAGTCCATGGACCAATACAATGGGAGTACGTGCCGTAGCTGTGGAAGCCTGTGAACTGGAGCCTATCCCGGGTACCGATAAAGCAAGGATTATACTCATGAATACAACAAGTAATAATTTATTCTTTTTCACTTCATTCAACCTCCTGTAAAATGATTTATATTCCATATATTACAAGATAACATATGGAATATAAATGAAACTTTAGTCTCATTTTTTTACAGGATTATCCAAGTTGAACTTTGACTAACATGATTACATTGATCACAATTTAGTTCTCAGCCTCTTTTTATCCTTCAACAATATCTGCACGCAGATCCGTTGCAATCTCCATCATTTTGGGGACAACAGCCTCGTTCGAAATAGCCACATAGATATCGCCCATGTACAAACGAAATGCAATCTCTGTTCCCTCAAGGTCCCACATAAAGAAGTCCCCATCGATGGACATGGTGCTCTCTGCTCCAACAATGTGAAGAACCGGTGCATAGGTAAATTCGGGCTTGGACTCGAAGTAGAGTTTGCACTCTTCTAGGGAGATGGATTGTTCTGCATTGCTATCTTGCATGGAGCGGGTAATACGAAAACGCTGATTCATTGAAATGCCTCCACCACTTTATATATTTTACATGTGCTACAGCAGTATATTTTCTCATTTCCATCTTCCACTGTCAAAACCATACATGTTCTATTCTTCGAATTCATATATACTGAATACAGTGCACAACGAATTTCTACAACCAGGAGGAGTCAAATCAGTATGTTGAAAACAGAATTCATTGATGTACTATCCATAATCTCACATAAATTATATGATTCGGCTGCGAATGTCATGGACACGGCAAGCAGGTTAATACCTGCAAATACGTTTTGTATCGCCCAGTTGGATCATCTCTCCACCAAAGTTCTAAACGTATATAATCGCGACAAACTAATTCTGGGTGAGGGACTAGTCGTTGAAAACGCCGAGTCATACTGTGCACTTGTGACGGAACATGCCCAAGGCCCATTGGTGATCAATAATAATCTGACTCATCCATTAACCAGACATATGGACGCTACCGAATTCGTAGGCGGTTGTTCATTTGTCGGTGTGCCCATACATAATGAGAATGGAGAAATTTACGGCTCCCTCTGTTCATTTGATCAGAATTTCTATGCATATCAGCAAAAGGACGTGGATCTGCTTCTTTCCCTCTCTTCATTCTTCACAGGTCTTCTTGAGATGGAAACGACGCTGCAACAGTTAAAACATGCGGAAGAAACCGCTGCAAAAGTGCTGGAAGAGAAGAAAAATCTCTTAGCCGTTCTTAGCCACGAAATCCGTACTCCGATGAATGGTGTTCTTGCAATGGCAAACCTATTACAGTCTACCAAGCTGAATGAGGATCAAGCGCTATATGTGAATGTCATTGAGTCAAGCGGCACCAGCCTGCTATCCATGATGGATCAAATTCTGGACTTTTCCAAAGCGGAAGCCGGTTCGCTCTCCCTGGAGATCAATCCCTATAGTGTCACTGACACAGTTGATCATGTACTTCAATTATTTTCTTCAGAAGCAGAGAAAAAAGGACTTCGATTATACGCAGAATACAATATCAATGAACATCGGATGCTTGTCGGCGATCAGCACAAAGTTCGTCAGATCCTCATTAATCTCGTGGGGAATTCGCTTAAATTCACGGAAAAAGGTGAAGTATGCATCTTCACTCAGGTTACTACTGATCCAGAAGGTACACTTCATGTATCCTATGAGATAAGAGATACAGGCATCGGCATCCAGCCGGATCGCCACGATCTGTTGTTCAAGTCTTATTCGCAAATTCACGGTAACTCCGGGAAATATGGCGGAGCGGGGCTAGGTCTGTCCATATGTAAACAACTCGCTGAATTAATGGGCGGGGTTGTATGGCTTGTGGAGAGTAGTTACTTGGGCAGTCGGTTTGCCTTTAGTATTTCGAGCGCTGCACCAGCGTCCATGCAAATCTCTGAATGAGGAATATATTATTCTATCTGGAACAGATAGGAGGTATATTCAATGACACAATTTTTAGATGCACGGACATCTCAGAATGCCGCTTTGTTCAATTCCATCTCCATACCCATTCCAGTGATTCTTACGCCACAATTATTTGGCCAGATTGGTCTCATAACCGCCGGAACCGGACCCAATCCGAGGGTTTCGTTAAAAGGAACCATTACGGTGCAATTACCACGTGCACTTTTTGTAGTAAGGATTACTATTGTTAGAGGAACTATTGCAACCGATCCAATAGTATACTCGGCGAACCACACATATGGTCTGAGCGGTCTGCTTGTTCCTGAAGTAATTGTCTTCACTTCCACTGACTATAACCCACCGCTTATGCCCCAATTAACCTACACCGCATTTATCAGCACAAACCTGCTTGGTACTACTCGGGTGGGACCCGAGAGTTTCGACGGATATGTCGTTTCAGATTAAAAAAATAAGGGTAACCCCACACCTCTAAGTTGTTTCCCATTAGAGGTATGGGGTTATTTGGGACCATCCCTCTAAATTGAAAACAGAGATTTTATTCTTTCTTCTGCAGTTTTTAGACTCTTATATTGGAACGATATGAAAATTTTGTTATGCTACATATGCTAGATTGCTAGATTTCACTATCCAATATGATTCTATTATTATCTGTGAAGTAGGAGGAAACAAACGATGCGTATCAAAAGAGCAGGAAAAATTGCGGCGGCAACTGTACTCGCTCTCTCTATCCTTGGAAGTACCCCGAATATCGATGGAGCCTATGCTGCTCCGGCCATTACCGTTCAATTGGATGATGTTTCGTTAAAGTTTGATGCAGCTCCACGAGTGGACAAGGGCGTCACTTATGTTCCATTTCGGACGGTCGGGGAAGCCCTTGGTATCGATATTACCTGGAACAGCAAAACACAAACTGTAAAAGCAACGAATATGAGGAAAGGACAAGCAACAGAAGTACTGCTTCAAGTGGGTAGCACTACATCGACCGTAAACGGGAAGAAAGTTACGCTCCCAGCAGCACCTGTTCAGCGGGAGGGACGTGTGCTCATTCCACTAAGTTCATTCGGTAACCAATTCGGTGTACAAGTAAGCTGGAATCAGGCAACCAAGACGGTCTCCCTTGTCTCCCCACAACGTGAGATGCACCTGAGAGCCTTCTACGCATTGCAATCGTTTCAGGAAAAGGATCTTATTGCTTCAATGAATTCCGTAGCATTTGGCTGGAGCCGCATTGATCGCGAAGGCCAGTTTACCCTCCAGGGAGATGAGTATCGTCTTCCTGCTGCTGCGGGTGATATTACGCCGCAGTCCATTGTTGCTGACGCAGCAGATCAGCGTATCCAACCGCAGCTTATGGTATATGCATTGGATGGAAGCGGCGAACTGACCAAAGTGCTGAGTAACGCTGAGCTGCGGCAAAAATCAATTGAAGGCATACGTGCTGCTGTCTCAGAGCATGGTTTTGGCGGAGTTGTCCTGGATTTTGAAGGACTCGGGTTTAAACTGGATGCGGTTGAACAACAGAAGCTGCTCAATGCATATGTGAAACAATTAAAGAGTTCCTTGCCCCAGGATATAGCCTTATCCCTAGCGGTACCACCGCTTAATAGTGCTTACAAAGGTTATGATTACAAAACACTTGCCTCCATGGCTGATGATCTTATTATTATGGCCTATCAGTATAATCCGGTTGGCACCAAATCTCAGGTGCCTGAGCCCAATAGTCTTGTAGATCAGGCGATTCAATTAGCCTTAGAAGCCGGTGTCCCGAAGCGCAAGCTTCTGCTCGGTATCAGTCTAAGCAGTGAAACGCCCTCCTCTGTAGATGATAAGCTCGGCCTTGCCAAACGTTATGATCTCAAAGGAGCCGCGTTCTGGCGTCTGGGTCTGTTCCGTTCCTACAATACAAAGATGGAAGATGCTGTGAACGCTTCTGTCATCAAAGAATAGACATCTTTGAGTAATGCAGCTCACTTTAAGTAATAGAGGACCACATCTCTGATACGTACAGACGTGGTCCTTCTATTACGATTTTCTCACTTCATCATTTTATCCACGCTTCCAAATACCAGCTTCATGATCTGGGTAGGACCAGGTAAACGGGGCTGAAAGAGAAGAATGATTCCAATGACTGCCGCGACAACAGTAATTCCCGCACTTACTATTCGGGCTCGCTTCTCTTTGCTACCCTTCCACTCCCCATAAATTATTGCAGCCGCCAGCATCATAATTCCAAGGATTGAGCCTATTTTCATACCATCACCTCATGTATCAGACTTGTAATGAAAGCAGTCTCTGTTCAATTTTCGTCCTCATCTGGTATCCCCTGTGGTCCGGTTGATTTTCCGGTACGTACGACATGAGCTTCCACTTTGACTTCTACGTCTAATTCAGGATAGATGGTTTCCCAGTTCTTCTCCTGCTTCTTCCATTGATTCGGATAGTATCTGCGAAATTCAACGGCGAATTTGAAAAAGTCAGTGCGTAACTCCTTCTGGGACATGACTAGAGCATCATGTGCCATTGAAGTGAGCTTAGCCGACCATTCCTGTTCCAATTTAGTTATCACAGCGGGATCAGTCAGATCGGCATCGGTCGTATTTAACACCACTTCTCCCCGGCTTTGGATGTCAACCTTCATACGCCACTGTTGGTTAACAATTCGCGGCTTCAAGGATGTTTTAATTTCAATGGGCTGGATCGAAAAAGTGCCTTTTAACGGCTTCAACTCAACAGGCATGATAATATTGTTCAATTCTTTTGCGAGTAATAATACACCTACACTTAATGGTTCTTTGACCGTCTTGACGTAGCGATCTTCCTTATACAAGCTCAGACCTTTCACATATGGTGTGGTTGTCAGCTTATCCTGTTCGGGCTCCGGGGGTAAGATTAACATGCGAGACAAGATGACAGAGCTACCTGGACCTTCAATCGATTTTCCTAGTTCTAGCGCGGTAATCCGAGTACCCAGCTTCATATTGGCCATTTCTCGCAACGACTCTGCAGAACTTCGCTCCAAAGGATCAAGTAAGGCAAGGATATCTTTCGCCGCCTTTTCGCTGGAAAAGACATAGGCATGCTCCCTGAACTGAGGGTACCGCAGGAAGAAATCGATGTACTCGCGAATCCCCCGCTTGCCGGCTTGCTCACTAATAATGATGACTTCGCAGTGGCCCCAGAACATATTCCGGGGAACTTTACGTTGTAACCGATTTAATGCCTCAGCAATGGTATGCCCTTCCGCCGTACGAATCATCGTAACCCCGCTTGGACTGCCTCCACTGCCAGTGCTATCTCCTGCACTCGCCTTTCGTGGAATGAAAATCTGTGAAGTCAGTTGCACTTTGCCATCTTCGTAATCTATTCCCGTAGCCAGCACAATAGCCAAATCGTTAATCTCGATGCGATCCCAACATCCACTTAAAAGCACGCAACACAATATTGGCATTAGTAGTACTCTATATATTCGCAAGTGCTCCCGCCCCCATCAATCAGGTGTTCGCTTGATTCTTTCGAAAATGTGCCCACCCTTTCTTCAGCCATGCGACTCCATAAATTATGGCCGGAAGGATTAATAAAATGCTGATCGTATACAAGTTGGCTGAAGGGCCAACCAGACTGGAAGCGCCCGCTCCGCCAGACACAACCCAGTAGGCATAAACCATACACAGAAACGAAAGAGGGACAACAACGGGTTTGTAATCCTTCAAACCGAACCATTCTGCTGTGGATGTCGCAAAAATATAAAGAAAAACAGAAATTTTGACAAAGATACCAAAAATCCAAACGGCAATAATCAGGGATTCAATATGCTGCAGAAAGTCTGCAATGGTTATGTACCTTGCGGCAATCATAACCGGATATACAAAGCTATCCGTCAGATCTCCAATTAAAAACAGACAAAATAGATTGATGACCAGCATCGCGGTTGTCGTTATTAGAAGGGAACCCAACATAACTCGTGTTGTGCGTTTTCTAACATTGACATAGGGGAGCAAGAAGGCAATTACGATGTATTCACTAAACCATGCAGCCGGTGCAAGGGCTCCTTTGATACTTGGGAGTGGTCCGTTCTCCATGAATGGGAATAATTCCGCTGGATTCAGATCTCCAATCAATAGAATGAAGATCAGGCTAAGCAACACGATAAGGAGAGTCACAAAAATCTGAGAGGTGCGTCCAACCACTTCAATGCCCAGTCTGACATTAAGTGCACACACCGCAACCATGGTTCCCATCACGACGAATAGCGGGGTTCGCGGAAGTGCATTATTAACAATAAATTCTCCGTACGTCCTTATAATCAAGCCTGTTAAATGGGGCAAAAAAATGATATATACCAATCCAATCAATTTCCCCGGGATACGCCCCGCAATCGCTACACTTGATTGAATGAGCGTTTTGCCAGGGTACAGGCGGTCTAGTCCAATGGAGAGTGCTACCGCTGCAAAACCAACGAGGGAGCCTATAATCGGAGAAAGCCACATGTCATGGCCCGCATAATGCATTGTAATACCCGGCACAGACAATATGGCGGTCGCCAGAATGGCAGGAAAGATCAGGAATGCCAATTGCGTCTCCGATATTTTTCCTTGGTCAGTTAACATGTCTAATCCGCTCCCTTGATTGCTTGAGTATGGATTGTTCTATTCCGGTTTGTTCCTTGGTGCTGGTCGCCACCATACATCCTTGAGTTCCTTGCTCATCGTTGGGGCCACAGGTGACAGATAAGGTGTTCCGAATGAACGAAGACTGCTCAGATGAATGACAACCAGGATGACTCCCAGCATGACACCTGTAAGTCCCAGCGTTCCCGCCAGAAACATCATGGGGAAACGCAGTAATCGGGTAGCAATGCTGGCAGCGTAGCGAGGGATCATAAAGGAAGCGATACCGGTAATCGCGACAATGATAATCATCGGGGCTGACACAATTCCGGCACTCGTCGCCGCTTGCCCAATGATTAATGCGCCCACGATACTGACCGCTGATCCGACCTGCTTCGGCAATCGGACGCCAGCCTCACGCAGTGCTTCAAAGGCAATCTCCATAATGAGTGCTTCCACCAGTGCAGGAAAAGGAATCTCTTCCCTTGCCCGCGCAATACTGAGAAGCAATACGGTAGGAATCATCTCCTGATGAAATGTCGTAATCGCCACATAAGCCGACGGAAGCAGCATGGATAAAACATAAAAATGTATCGCAGCCAGCGTACAAAAACACTCATGAACACATTTTGATAATAATCTTCGGGGATTGTAACATGGAAAAAATGGTCACTGGCGCGATAAGGGTAAACGGTGTTCCGTCAACGAGAATAGCAAAACGGCCTTCCAGCAAGTTGGAAGCAACGACATCCGGACGCTCCGTCGCTATCATCTGGGGAAATGGTGAGTATCGCTGATCGACAATGCCTTCCTCAATGTATTGACTCTCCAGTACGTCGCGAAGTTTTAAATCGGTAAGTCGTTTCTTCACTTCCGTAACCAGTTTGGGGTCAATAATCCCCTCCATGTATACAAGTGAAACACCGGTGTTTGTCCGATCTCCCATGTTACGTGTATGAAGCTTCAATGCAGGGGTCT
Protein-coding sequences here:
- a CDS encoding glycoside hydrolase family 2 TIM barrel-domain containing protein; the encoded protein is MIAALNLEGVWKLQLDEHKVERGLNFSDVITLPNTTSHAGKGKKNEQVLIGALTDEYLFEGYAWFSREIEIPGHLAGKRCFLHLERTRVTTVWIDGVEWGTQNSLNTPHRYKIEAGLTAGTHTITIRVDNTNYPTKGGHLTSEDTQTNWNGITGKMELQFYERVYLHNVQVYPVLSSRSFDIKAALVGDLQGVRIGVSAVAVSADPVHPTDEQIFIPDSQEMQLTYQIGEDAMLWSDDEPNLYQLHIQLQDENGEVLDSTEVWTGLREFRAAGDKFTINGRKTFLRGKHDGLIFPLTGYAPTDVDEWVRILSISKSYGINHYRFHTCCPPEAAFTAADLLGIYMEPELPFWGTITDESSDAHNQAEQEYLISEGYAMLQAFGNHPSFVMMSMGNELWGSKDRLNSILKAYKAYDARHLYTEGSNNFQFVPDILEESEFFCGVRFSKDRLFRGSYAMCDAPLGHVQTDMPNTLKDYDSNILPEQGSYADPSGETGTKRFRSSMAQAPKQYRLKPEVINSSHMYRSSHMKLDSMPRFPISRRSTSIRALSKPRTSKCSENA
- a CDS encoding alpha/beta fold hydrolase, which encodes MSIILALSVPGIGSSSQASTATARTPIVLVHGLTGSDSNFTAIESYLRSQGWTRDELFAIDLPSKQGNQLLNSAAISRFVDDVLQQTGHTKVNIIAHSMGGANSLYYILNRDGASKVDKLITLGGANRLTTSTAPSGIKVTSIYSTSDTIVSPALSRLNGANNISVSLVSHIGLLFNSRVNALIKTALNE
- a CDS encoding ATP-binding protein, giving the protein MLKTEFIDVLSIISHKLYDSAANVMDTASRLIPANTFCIAQLDHLSTKVLNVYNRDKLILGEGLVVENAESYCALVTEHAQGPLVINNNLTHPLTRHMDATEFVGGCSFVGVPIHNENGEIYGSLCSFDQNFYAYQQKDVDLLLSLSSFFTGLLEMETTLQQLKHAEETAAKVLEEKKNLLAVLSHEIRTPMNGVLAMANLLQSTKLNEDQALYVNVIESSGTSLLSMMDQILDFSKAEAGSLSLEINPYSVTDTVDHVLQLFSSEAEKKGLRLYAEYNINEHRMLVGDQHKVRQILINLVGNSLKFTEKGEVCIFTQVTTDPEGTLHVSYEIRDTGIGIQPDRHDLLFKSYSQIHGNSGKYGGAGLGLSICKQLAELMGGVVWLVESSYLGSRFAFSISSAAPASMQISE
- a CDS encoding stalk domain-containing protein, with product MRIKRAGKIAAATVLALSILGSTPNIDGAYAAPAITVQLDDVSLKFDAAPRVDKGVTYVPFRTVGEALGIDITWNSKTQTVKATNMRKGQATEVLLQVGSTTSTVNGKKVTLPAAPVQREGRVLIPLSSFGNQFGVQVSWNQATKTVSLVSPQREMHLRAFYALQSFQEKDLIASMNSVAFGWSRIDREGQFTLQGDEYRLPAAAGDITPQSIVADAADQRIQPQLMVYALDGSGELTKVLSNAELRQKSIEGIRAAVSEHGFGGVVLDFEGLGFKLDAVEQQKLLNAYVKQLKSSLPQDIALSLAVPPLNSAYKGYDYKTLASMADDLIIMAYQYNPVGTKSQVPEPNSLVDQAIQLALEAGVPKRKLLLGISLSSETPSSVDDKLGLAKRYDLKGAAFWRLGLFRSYNTKMEDAVNASVIKE
- a CDS encoding Ger(x)C family spore germination protein, giving the protein MPILCCVLLSGCWDRIEINDLAIVLATGIDYEDGKVQLTSQIFIPRKASAGDSTGSGGSPSGVTMIRTAEGHTIAEALNRLQRKVPRNMFWGHCEVIIISEQAGKRGIREYIDFFLRYPQFREHAYVFSSEKAAKDILALLDPLERSSAESLREMANMKLGTRITALELGKSIEGPGSSVILSRMLILPPEPEQDKLTTTPYVKGLSLYKEDRYVKTVKEPLSVGVLLLAKELNNIIMPVELKPLKGTFSIQPIEIKTSLKPRIVNQQWRMKVDIQSRGEVVLNTTDADLTDPAVITKLEQEWSAKLTSMAHDALVMSQKELRTDFFKFAVEFRRYYPNQWKKQEKNWETIYPELDVEVKVEAHVVRTGKSTGPQGIPDEDEN
- a CDS encoding endospore germination permease, producing the protein MLTDQGKISETQLAFLIFPAILATAILSVPGITMHYAGHDMWLSPIIGSLVGFAAVALSIGLDRLYPGKTLIQSSVAIAGRIPGKLIGLVYIIFLPHLTGLIIRTYGEFIVNNALPRTPLFVVMGTMVAVCALNVRLGIEVVGRTSQIFVTLLIVLLSLIFILLIGDLNPAELFPFMENGPLPSIKGALAPAAWFSEYIVIAFLLPYVNVRKRTTRVMLGSLLITTTAMLVINLFCLFLIGDLTDSFVYPVMIAARYITIADFLQHIESLIIAVWIFGIFVKISVFLYIFATSTAEWFGLKDYKPVVVPLSFLCMVYAYWVVSGGAGASSLVGPSANLYTISILLILPAIIYGVAWLKKGWAHFRKNQANT
- a CDS encoding spore germination protein encodes the protein MLLPSAYVAITTFHQEMIPTVLLLSIARAREEIPFPALVEALIMEIAFEALREAGVRLPKQVGSAVSIVGALIIGQAATSAGIVSAPMIIIVAITGIASFMIPRYAASIATRLLRFPMMFLAGTLGLTGVMLGVILVVIHLSSLRSFGTPYLSPVAPTMSKELKDVWWRPAPRNKPE